From Cervus elaphus chromosome 25, mCerEla1.1, whole genome shotgun sequence, one genomic window encodes:
- the NPM1 gene encoding nucleophosmin, which yields MEDSMDMDMSPLRPQNYLFGCELKADRDYHFKVDNDENEHQLSLRTVSLGAGAKDELHIVEAEAMNYEGSPIKVTLATLKMSVQPTVSLGGFEITPPVVLRLKCGSGPVHISGQHLVAVEEDAESEDEEEEDVKLLSISGKRSAPGSGSKVPQKKVKLAADEDDDDDEDDDDDDEDDDDDDDFDEEVEEKAPVKKSVRDTPAKNAQKSNQNGKDSKPSTPRSKGQESFKKQEKTPKTPKGPSSVEDIKAKMQASIEKGGSLPKVEAKFINYVKNCFRMTDQEAIQDLWQWRKSL from the exons atggaggattcaatggacatggacaTGAGCCCCTTGAGGCCCCAGAACTATCTTTTCG GTTGTGAACTAAAGGCTGACAGAGATTATCACTTCAAGGTGGATAATGATGAAAATGAGCACCAGTTATCTTTAAGAACG GTCAGTTTAGGGGCTGGAGCAAAGGATGAGTTACACATTGTTGAAGCAGAGGCGATGAATTATGAAGGCAGTCCAATTAAAGTAACACTGGCAACTTTGAAAATGTCTGTACAGCCAACG gtttCTCTTGGGGGCTTTGAAATTACACCACCTGTGGTCTTACGGTTGAAGTGTGGTTCAGGGCCTGTGCATATCAGTGGACAGCACTTAGTAG ctGTGGAGGAAGATGCAGAGTcagaagatgaagaggaggaggatgtgAAACTCCTAAGTATATCTGGAAAGCGTTCTGCCCCTGGAAGTGGTAGCAAGGTTCCCCAG aaaaaagtaaagcttGCTGCTGATGAAGATGAcgatgatgatgaagatgacgACGATGATGATGAAGACGA tgatgatgatgacgatTTTGATGAGGAAGTTGAAGAAAAAGCTCCAGTAAAGAAA TCTGTACGAGATACTCCAGCCAAAAATGCACAAAAATcgaaccaaaatggaaaagactcAAAACCATCAACACCACGATCAAAA gGTCAAGAATCCttcaaaaaacaggaaaaaacaccTAAAACACCGAAAGGACCTAGCTCTGTAGAAGACATTAAAGCAAAGATGCAAGCAAGTATAGAAAAA GGTGGTTCCCTTCCCAAAGTGGAAGCCAAGTTTATCAATTATGTGAAGAATTGTTTCCGGATGACTGACCAGGAG